The DNA segment GATGATTGCGATCACCACCAACAACTCGATCAACGTGAATGCCAAACGGCAATTCGTTGGATGGGAATTCGCGAATCGCGAATTCTTCAATCGAAGACAATGAGGGTTCCGCACCTGAAAAATACCTGCAGCAACTGAAACCTTCGAATCCGTAATCGAAGACTCAGTGTCATGGGTTTCCGCTGAACCGTTTGCACAGGGCCAATCCGCAGGAATCAATGCCCATGGATAAACACTCAGTGAAGCCGTTTCGGCGCTCGCGATCGGGTTCCACTCGAATCGCCTACTCCTACAGTTTTAATGCTTGTATCCCCCGAGGGAACCTTTTCCGCGAAAAATCGACAAAAACCTTTGCCGTTGGCTCGAGTCATGTCGGCAAGCCACGGGAACTTATAGACCTAGCATTGTGTTGAAAATCGACTGCATCGCCGGATTGGTGCCCTTGCGAACCGTCAGCCGGTCGCCCGGTTGAAGTGAATAGTCGCACTCTGCCTTGATCGAGCTTCCATCTCGATTCATGCGGCATTCCAAAGGAATTCCTGCGATCGAGTCCGATGAATGCCGGTACAGAGTGGCATTGATGAAGCCCATCTTCTTCTTGACGCCGGTTTGCTCTAACAGCGTGCTGACATAGACACTGCGGCCGTCGGTCGGCAGCGGCAGAATCCGAGTCGACGGATTTTCGCCCGGGACATGCAAAATTATGCTGTCGTTGGCGATCGCTTGTTTAACGGCGAAATAGACCCTTTCCGATTCCGATTCCGGCATCTGCGGTACGCCCTCGAGCCCCGTGTAGTCACCCAATTCGCCGGCTGGGTGGGAAAACGGGCTAGCTGGCAACTTGATCGACGTACACCCCGTCGTCATCGCCAAACAGGCAAACGCCACCGCAATCGCAGCGGAGTACTTCGAATTCGAAATCATGGCAAAAAGTTCGTGGTTGGGGACCTGTGCCGGCAACGCCGCTTCGGCAAGCCTGGCAAACTTTGCCGACAACCGGCAACAGGAGTTTCGTTCGGCATTCCATGCCACAAACGTGAAGCTTTCCGGCAATTCGATCCGAAAAACGCGAAAAAAGTCTAAAGGACAGCGCAAAAAGGCGATGAAACAACCAATTACCAGCGGCAAACCGGCGATTTCGGGGACCAACTGACCAAACTGGGCAAGAAGCCTGCGGAATCATCCTTCTCCAATAACGATCCAGTCGCTATAGTGCCGGGCTTCGCTGAAAGAACATCAGATAAACCATCGATCATCCATAGCAATCCAAGAGAAACGTCATGGCACGGCAATGTGAAGCGTGCGGCAAAAAAGTCCAAATGGGCAACCGCATCGAGACTCGCGGTAAGGCAAAGTATTTGGGCGGTGTCGGTACCAAAGTTACCGGTATCACTCGTCGTAAGTTTGTCCCCAACCTGCAACGCGTCCATGTGACGACCCCCAAGGGCGAGAACAAGACCCTGCGTGTCTGTGTGCAATGCATCCGCAGTGGTGTGGTTCGCAAGACCGTCAAAACCAAGCCATTTGACGTTGGAAATTCCAGCGCAAAGGCAAAGTAAGTGTGTCGGTTGTCTTGGGCGGTGATCGCAGCGCGATGTACCATCCTTGACAGAGACCCTTTCAGTTGACTGGTCGCTGATTTCAGTCCAGCTAAGTTTGCAAAGCTGGGCGTATGGAAATCGGCGGCGTTTCCTGCGCCTATTCCATGGACCAACTGCGTGTCACTTACTGACGAAGATGTCCGAAAACTTGCTCTTTTGGCCCGGTTGGACTTGTCCGATGCCGAGGTACAAAAGGTGCGTCCCCAGCTCGATGGGATCCTCGGATTTGTTCAGAAACTGTCAGAACTGGACACCGATGGCGTCGAGCCGATGACGACAGCACTTGATGTCGACAATCGATGGCGAGAAGATACGCCCGTTGCCGGCCTGACTCACCAACAGGCACTTGCCAATTCGCCATCTCATGACGACGAGTGTTTTTTGGTACCACCCGTTCTCGGCTCGGCCGGTGCACGGAAATAGTCGCCCGGGTCGCTCAGCGAAGGTGTGAACACCATGCCAGCCGGGCCTGAATCGCTGTTACCGCCATTGGTCGCGATCACACTGGCGATCGCTTCTCGGCGAGTCATTTTGCCACTCGCGGCCGGCGTTTTTGTCGGCGCGGTCCTGCTCGCTCGGCGAATTCCTGACCATGCTTGGTGGGATTCTATCTTCGTGTTCTTTACCGCGATGCAACGGTCGGTTCTTGCGACATCGCATCTGCAGGCACTCGCGTTTAGCCTACTGCTTGGCGGCATGGTCGGCGTGCTGGAGAAAGGCGGTGGCATGCGGTCGCTGATCCAGCGACTGTCCAAACGTGTCCGCACTCGATGCGGTGCGCAGACCATGGTCGCAGCATCGGGCTTGGCGATTTTCTTTGACGATTATTCCAACACGCTTTTGGTCGGCGGAACGATGCGGACCACCGTCGATCGGTTTGGTGTGTCACGCGAGAAACTGGCCTACCTAGTCGACTCGACCGCCGCACCCGTTGCTGGACTGTCCGTCGTCAGCACGTGGGCAGCGATCGAGATCAGTTACATGGCCGAGGGGCTCAGCGCCGCTGGCGTCACCGATTCGGCGGCGGCATTCGAGATGTTCATCCAGTCGATTCCGTATCGGTTCTATCCCTGGTTGGCGATCGTGATGGTGTTCATGGTTTCGCTTTCCGGGCGCGACTTCGGCCCGATGCGGCGGTTCGAATCCGAATCGCACAACAAACGATCTGAACAAAGTAACGCTGAATCAAACGAAAATGATGACACGAACCCAGCAGCCAGTCGCTGGCTATGGTTGGCGGCCGTGCTGCCGGTGATGGCGTGCTTGAGCGCGGTCGGGATCGTTCTGTTGATCACGGGATACGCCGGCATGCCGACGCCCAAAGACGGCGACGGGCCGCTGCGATTGGCCGGCCAATTGCTCGGCAACGGTGATTCGTACTTGGCCCTGATCGTGGGCGGTGGTGCCGGATTGCTAGTGGCAATCCGCAGCCACTTGGCGCTTGGCGGATGCGACATCAACACGGCGCTACGAGCCGCTTTGGCCGGTGCTATCCAAATGCTACCAGCCATGTTGATCCTGTGGTTCGCGTGGGCACTCTCGGGCATGACTGAACCCGACCAACTCGACACCGGTGGCTACTTGGCAGGCGTTTTGTCGGATCGGCTGGACCCACGCATGCTGCCAACGGTGGTATTCCTCCTAGCCGGCGCAGTCGCGTTTTCGACTGGGACTAGCTGGGGCACGATGGGAATCCTAACTCCGCTTTCGATTTCGCTGGCTCTAAAACTCGACCCTAGCGGCGATCCAGCCGGCGCGATCGCGCTGACGACCTGCGGCGCGGTACTGGCCGGTGCAATTTTTGGTGACCACTGCTCACCGATCTCCGACACGACCGTCCTATCAAGCCGAGCCAGCGGCTGTGACCATCTCTCGCACGTTCGAACGCAAATGCCATACGCCATCGCAGTCGCGATCGTTTGCATCGTTACCGGCACATTGCCAGCCGCGGTCGGAGTATCGCCATGGATTTGCCTGGCCGTTTCGTCGATCATCTTAGCAGCGGTGCTGTTTCGATTCGGCCAATCACCCATCGTTGCTAGCAAAGCAGAGCTTGAAACGATTGCACCGGATTGAAATCCCTACAAGTGGCGATGCGTCAAACAAGCTCTACCAAGTCGATCAAGAACAACTTTCGATCAAAAAAGACGTCGTGGGTTAACAACCGTGCAAAGGACTTTGCCGAGGTGAAACCTACCGTGAAACCAACAAGTCAAATCCATGCGGTCAAACGCGGCGGAAGTGGCATCGATCTTGCACCGTAATTCACCAGCGATTACGGAAACAGCTAGGCACCGTTGCTGGTGGCGGAAATTGAAATCAAAGGATGAACCATGAAACGAAAACTCACGACCAATCTCGCAGCCGCTTTCTTGGCGATGCCGTTGGCGACGGTATTCATGGCTACCAATGCATCATCCCAAAATTTTGACACGCCCCAAACTCGACTGCGTCCGATTGGTGCACCTAGCGCCGTGGACCAGTACCGATCACCCGCCGCGACAGAAGTTCGAACGGCCGGTGCATTCCAAGAAACGGCTTACAGCTCGCAGGTACGACAAACCGCGATGCAGCTGTCATTTCCGGCGACAGGAGAAAACGGTGCCGTGACGGCACCACCATCCACTTCGCCATCCACAATGACGCCGCCTAGTTATTCGGCGCCGCCTGCGACTTTCACACCGCCCGCCACATCGACGCCTCTGCCTCCGGCACGGATCGCACCGCCACCAAGTTCGCTGCCACGTTCGTCATCGCCGCCTTCAAATCTGCCGATGTCCTCCCTGCCGTCTTCGACATTGCCACCACAGACATTGTCACAGCAAGGAATCTCATCCAGCAGTGACTTGGTCCCGATCGCACAACCGAGTCTTGGCAACGCTGGTTACGCAACGATGTATAACTGCAGCAACGTATCAGGCCCCAGTACTTATTCGGCGGCCAGCGGAATTGGATGCGGGCAAGTTGGCTATCAAGCCCCCGTCGGATACCAGGCTCCCACCGGTTACGCGCCACCCAACAACACATACGCGCCTGGAACCATTCCGCCGCCTGGCGTGATTGCCGCGCCGATCGCGGTTCCGCCAGCGACCGCTGCACCGGTCGGCCCGCTGTTGACATTTGGACAATCCGCGAACCCTGTCCAAGTCGGCCCTGGCCTACTGGGACAACCCAAGGCTTACGTGCCCGGCCAAGGTCTGCGAAACTGGTTGCGTTACTTCACGCCTTAGTCTCCAGCAGTTACCGATGCGACTAATCACGTCACTGATCCCCAGCCAAACCGGTACCGGAACGGCGATCGCTTCTGACAAAATCGATGTGGCCGTCGTCATCGATGTGCTACGTGCCACGTCGGTCGCAACCGTTGCGATGGCGGCCGGCGCAACCGAGATTGTGACGTGTCGCGAGATATCCGATGCAAGGTCACGAGCGCTGCCAGGTGCAGTCGATCCTGAATCAACGGCCCCATCGCTATTGTGTGGCGAACGAGAATGTCGGCCGATCGATGGTTTTCAGTTTGGCAACTCACCGGCCGAGTACACCCCCGCGCTAGTCGCCGGCAAGCGGCTGATCTTGACCACAACCAACGGAACGCGAGCCGTTGAAGTGGCGTCCGCCGCTGACTCGATCATGTTGGCAAGCTTCTTGAATTTGTCCGCCGTGATTGACGCAATCATGGATGCAGATACCGTCCACGTCGTCTGCGCCGGCACCAACGGCGACGTGACCGGTGAAGACGTCATGCTTGCCGGGGCGATCATCGACCGCTGCCAAGCCCGTCTCGGATCAGCACTCGAATTGGACGACGCATCAGCAATCGCAAAAGCATGGTGGCACGCTCGTCAGCCCACCCCTAGTCCAGCATCGCTGGCAGCCGCCTTTTCCGAAACCGCCGGCGGCCGAAATCTGATCCGAGTCGGCTACGAAGCCGACCTTGCCCGCTGCGCTGCGATCGACACCGTCCCCGTCGTTCCCGTACGAACACGGAAATCCCCGACGGGTTTTACCGCCCGCTGATCAACTGAAATTCAGTTTTGCAAAAGACGCTTTCACCGAACCGCTGGTCGTCGAAACGCTGCAATTGCTCATCAACAGTCGCGACCGAGCCGATTAATCCTCGCAGTTTGATAGCAATTCACAGCGTCTCGGACGACAATTCAAGCTTGCTGAATTTTTCTAGTTTCTGCTAAAGATCGGGTTTCACGGACACCCAAACGATCATGGCAGAGACCTCCAAACCTAGCGGAACAGCGGCGAAAGCGGCCAACCCGGCCGATAAGCTCA comes from the Rubripirellula reticaptiva genome and includes:
- the rpmB gene encoding 50S ribosomal protein L28, which translates into the protein MARQCEACGKKVQMGNRIETRGKAKYLGGVGTKVTGITRRKFVPNLQRVHVTTPKGENKTLRVCVQCIRSGVVRKTVKTKPFDVGNSSAKAK
- the gatC gene encoding Asp-tRNA(Asn)/Glu-tRNA(Gln) amidotransferase subunit GatC; its protein translation is MSLTDEDVRKLALLARLDLSDAEVQKVRPQLDGILGFVQKLSELDTDGVEPMTTALDVDNRWREDTPVAGLTHQQALANSPSHDDECFLVPPVLGSAGARK
- a CDS encoding Na+/H+ antiporter NhaC family protein, with product MPAGPESLLPPLVAITLAIASRRVILPLAAGVFVGAVLLARRIPDHAWWDSIFVFFTAMQRSVLATSHLQALAFSLLLGGMVGVLEKGGGMRSLIQRLSKRVRTRCGAQTMVAASGLAIFFDDYSNTLLVGGTMRTTVDRFGVSREKLAYLVDSTAAPVAGLSVVSTWAAIEISYMAEGLSAAGVTDSAAAFEMFIQSIPYRFYPWLAIVMVFMVSLSGRDFGPMRRFESESHNKRSEQSNAESNENDDTNPAASRWLWLAAVLPVMACLSAVGIVLLITGYAGMPTPKDGDGPLRLAGQLLGNGDSYLALIVGGGAGLLVAIRSHLALGGCDINTALRAALAGAIQMLPAMLILWFAWALSGMTEPDQLDTGGYLAGVLSDRLDPRMLPTVVFLLAGAVAFSTGTSWGTMGILTPLSISLALKLDPSGDPAGAIALTTCGAVLAGAIFGDHCSPISDTTVLSSRASGCDHLSHVRTQMPYAIAVAIVCIVTGTLPAAVGVSPWICLAVSSIILAAVLFRFGQSPIVASKAELETIAPD
- a CDS encoding 2-phosphosulfolactate phosphatase, whose protein sequence is MRLITSLIPSQTGTGTAIASDKIDVAVVIDVLRATSVATVAMAAGATEIVTCREISDARSRALPGAVDPESTAPSLLCGERECRPIDGFQFGNSPAEYTPALVAGKRLILTTTNGTRAVEVASAADSIMLASFLNLSAVIDAIMDADTVHVVCAGTNGDVTGEDVMLAGAIIDRCQARLGSALELDDASAIAKAWWHARQPTPSPASLAAAFSETAGGRNLIRVGYEADLARCAAIDTVPVVPVRTRKSPTGFTAR